One window of the Streptomyces asoensis genome contains the following:
- a CDS encoding ATP-binding cassette domain-containing protein, translating into MTTNGTGTHGAILADTAPESGDSPLVELRNAGKSYGNIRALHGVDLAVRPGQVTCVLGDNGAGKSTLIKIVSGLHQHTEGEFLVDGTPVRFSTPREALDKGIATVYQDLATVPLMPVWRNFFLGSELTKGPWPVRRLDIEKMKKTADEELRNMGIVLDDLEQPIGTLSGGQRQCVAIARAVHFGARVLILDEPTAALGVKQSGVVLKYIAAARDRGLGVIFITHNPHHAYMVGDHFSVLRLGTMELSAERSQVSLEELTNHMAGGTELAALKHELAQVRGVDVEELPEEKDLTAPVAGPGERTP; encoded by the coding sequence ATGACCACCAACGGAACCGGCACGCACGGCGCCATCCTCGCGGACACCGCCCCCGAGAGCGGTGACAGTCCACTCGTCGAACTGCGCAACGCGGGCAAGTCCTACGGCAACATCCGTGCCCTGCACGGCGTCGACCTCGCCGTCCGTCCCGGCCAGGTGACCTGTGTCCTCGGCGACAACGGCGCCGGCAAGTCGACGCTCATCAAGATCGTCTCGGGACTGCACCAGCACACCGAGGGCGAGTTCCTCGTCGACGGCACCCCGGTGCGCTTCAGCACCCCGCGCGAGGCTCTCGACAAGGGCATCGCCACCGTCTACCAGGACCTGGCGACGGTCCCGCTGATGCCGGTGTGGCGCAACTTCTTCCTCGGCTCCGAACTCACCAAGGGCCCCTGGCCCGTGCGCCGGCTCGACATCGAGAAGATGAAGAAGACCGCCGACGAGGAACTGCGCAACATGGGCATCGTCCTCGACGACCTCGAACAGCCCATCGGCACCCTCTCCGGCGGCCAGCGCCAGTGCGTCGCCATCGCCCGCGCCGTCCACTTCGGCGCCCGCGTCCTCATCCTGGACGAGCCCACCGCCGCCCTCGGCGTCAAGCAGTCCGGCGTGGTCCTGAAGTACATCGCCGCCGCCCGCGACCGCGGCCTCGGCGTCATCTTCATCACCCACAACCCCCACCACGCCTACATGGTCGGCGACCACTTCAGCGTCCTGCGCCTGGGCACCATGGAACTCAGCGCCGAACGCAGTCAGGTCAGCCTCGAAGAACTCACCAACCACATGGCCGGCGGCACCGAACTCGCCGCCCTCAAACACGAGTTGGCCCAGGTGCGTGGCGTGGACGTCGAGGAGCTCCCGGAGGAGAAGGACCTCACCGCGCCCGTGGCGGGTCCCGGGGAGAGGACGCCCTGA
- a CDS encoding sugar phosphate isomerase/epimerase family protein: MVNALDRIRVGSAPDSWGVWFPDDPGQVPWERFLDEVAEAGYSWIELGPYGYLPTDPARLTDEVARRGLRVSAGTVFTGMHRGPSIWESTWAHVSQVAALTQAMGARHLVVIPSFWRDDKTAEILEPPELTGEQWAHLTKGMERLGHEVKETYGLDLVVHPHADTHIDTEDHVERFLDSTDGELVNLCLDTGHYAYCGGDSVELIEGYGERIGYLHLKQVDPAVLADVVKNEVPFGPAVQRGVMCEPPSGVPELEPILIAAQRLGVELFAIVEQDMYPCEPDRPLPIAVRTRKFLRSCGA, from the coding sequence ATGGTGAACGCCCTCGACCGCATCCGGGTCGGCTCGGCCCCCGACTCCTGGGGCGTGTGGTTCCCGGACGACCCCGGGCAGGTGCCCTGGGAGCGGTTCCTGGACGAGGTCGCCGAGGCCGGCTACTCCTGGATCGAACTCGGTCCCTACGGCTATCTGCCGACCGACCCGGCCCGTCTCACCGACGAGGTGGCCCGGCGGGGGCTGCGGGTCTCGGCCGGGACGGTCTTCACGGGCATGCACCGCGGCCCGTCGATCTGGGAGTCCACCTGGGCGCACGTGAGCCAAGTGGCCGCGCTCACCCAGGCGATGGGCGCACGGCACCTCGTCGTCATCCCGTCCTTCTGGCGGGACGACAAGACGGCCGAGATCCTGGAGCCGCCGGAGCTGACGGGCGAACAGTGGGCCCATCTCACCAAGGGCATGGAGCGGCTGGGCCACGAGGTGAAGGAGACGTACGGCCTGGACCTCGTCGTCCATCCGCACGCCGACACGCACATCGACACCGAGGACCACGTCGAGCGCTTCCTGGACTCCACCGACGGCGAACTGGTCAACCTCTGCCTGGACACCGGTCACTACGCCTACTGCGGTGGCGACAGCGTCGAGCTGATCGAGGGCTACGGCGAACGCATCGGCTACCTCCACCTCAAGCAGGTCGACCCGGCGGTCCTCGCCGACGTGGTCAAGAACGAGGTGCCGTTCGGCCCGGCCGTGCAGCGCGGGGTGATGTGCGAACCACCTTCCGGTGTACCGGAGTTGGAGCCGATCCTGATCGCGGCGCAGCGGCTCGGCGTCGAGCTGTTCGCGATCGTGGAGCAGGACATGTACCCGTGCGAGCCGGACCGGCCGTTGCCCATCGCGGTGCGCACCCGGAAGTTCCTGCGCTCCTGCGGGGCCTGA
- a CDS encoding serine hydrolase domain-containing protein, with product MTHPCIRLRRGIVVAATVGALVVPTAGGAAMAMPPSAATAATGTEPPSPSSSGDGVVELTPAVRQQVDDAVQKVMKQASIPGVSVGIWTPGKGEYVKSFGVADKSTGREMDPGLYMRIGSETKTFTVTAVLQLVDEGKIGLDDTIGEYIDGVPNGDKITLRQLAGMRSGLFNYSADEDFFKALTSDPQRPFTPQQLLDYAFKHPVLFPPGEQFYYCNTNLILLGLVVEQMSGQHLNDYIQDHILDPADLDHTLFPTGNEFPTPHSQGYTNQTATGKVEDSADWNPSWGWAAGAMISQLEDLRVWARTVATGVLPDGERMVGPATQKQRLITPPTPIPGAGYGLGIFNVQGWIGHNGSLPGYESLTIYLPSARTTLVVVLNTDINYKNEEPSTLFGDAITTIISPDHVFNLPAEPAAR from the coding sequence ATGACACACCCGTGTATTCGACTGCGCAGGGGGATCGTCGTCGCCGCCACGGTGGGGGCGCTGGTGGTGCCGACCGCGGGCGGGGCGGCGATGGCCATGCCGCCCTCGGCCGCCACGGCCGCGACCGGCACCGAACCACCTTCGCCGTCCTCGTCCGGGGACGGCGTCGTCGAACTCACCCCGGCCGTACGCCAGCAGGTCGACGACGCCGTACAGAAGGTCATGAAGCAGGCGAGCATCCCCGGCGTGTCCGTCGGCATCTGGACGCCCGGCAAGGGCGAGTACGTGAAGTCCTTCGGCGTCGCCGACAAGAGCACGGGCCGGGAGATGGACCCCGGCCTCTACATGCGCATCGGCAGCGAGACCAAGACGTTCACCGTCACCGCGGTCCTCCAGCTGGTCGACGAGGGGAAGATCGGCCTCGACGACACCATCGGCGAGTACATCGACGGCGTACCGAACGGCGACAAGATCACCCTGCGTCAGCTGGCCGGGATGCGCAGCGGACTGTTCAACTACTCGGCGGACGAGGACTTCTTCAAGGCGCTGACCTCCGATCCGCAGCGGCCGTTCACCCCGCAGCAGCTGCTCGACTACGCGTTCAAGCACCCCGTGCTGTTCCCGCCGGGTGAGCAGTTCTACTACTGCAACACCAACCTGATTCTGCTCGGCCTGGTCGTCGAGCAGATGAGCGGGCAGCATCTCAACGACTACATCCAGGACCACATCCTGGACCCGGCAGACCTGGACCACACCCTGTTCCCGACCGGCAACGAGTTCCCGACCCCGCACTCCCAGGGCTACACGAACCAGACCGCGACCGGGAAGGTCGAGGACTCCGCCGACTGGAACCCGTCCTGGGGCTGGGCGGCCGGCGCGATGATCTCCCAGCTGGAGGACCTGCGGGTCTGGGCACGCACCGTGGCCACGGGCGTGCTGCCCGACGGCGAGCGGATGGTCGGCCCCGCCACCCAGAAGCAGCGCCTGATCACCCCGCCGACCCCCATTCCGGGTGCCGGCTACGGTCTCGGCATCTTCAATGTGCAGGGCTGGATCGGCCACAACGGCTCGCTGCCCGGCTACGAGTCCCTGACCATCTATCTGCCGTCGGCCCGGACGACCCTCGTCGTCGTGCTCAACACCGACATCAACTACAAGAACGAGGAGCCCAGCACCCTGTTCGGCGACGCGATCACCACGATCATCTCCCCGGACCACGTCTTCAACCTGCCGGCGGAACCAGCGGCGAGGTGA
- a CDS encoding Gfo/Idh/MocA family protein, which produces MRIGILGLGRIGAFHAETLSGLDAVASLVVADPFAEAAKNAAERFGAEVADSPEAVLAAGVDGVVVAAATDAHPGLILAAVEAGIPVFCEKPVARTMSEGVEVLEAVRGSAVPIQIGYNRRFDAGFVAARAAVTAGELGKLHTVRSTTLDPAPPPAAYVAASGGIFRDCSVHDFDIIRWVTGREVTEVYAVGGNRGADYIKAAGDADTTGAILTLDDGTIAVVSNSRHNARGYDVRMEIHGFTDSIAVGLEDKLPLRSVEPGVTFPAGTPHDFFMDRFTAAYRAELTAFTEVVAGTRTSPCTIEDALEAGWIAEACTLSLHEHRPVTIAEVRGS; this is translated from the coding sequence ATGCGCATCGGAATCCTCGGCCTCGGCCGCATCGGCGCCTTCCACGCCGAAACCCTCTCCGGACTCGACGCCGTCGCGTCGCTCGTCGTGGCCGACCCGTTCGCGGAGGCCGCCAAGAACGCCGCCGAGCGGTTCGGCGCCGAGGTCGCGGACTCCCCCGAGGCCGTGCTGGCCGCCGGGGTGGACGGTGTCGTGGTCGCGGCGGCGACGGACGCCCACCCGGGCCTGATCCTGGCCGCCGTCGAGGCGGGCATCCCGGTCTTCTGCGAGAAGCCCGTCGCCAGGACCATGAGCGAGGGCGTCGAGGTGCTCGAGGCCGTCCGGGGCAGTGCCGTCCCCATCCAGATCGGCTACAACCGCCGCTTCGACGCGGGCTTCGTCGCCGCGCGGGCGGCCGTGACGGCGGGCGAGCTGGGCAAGCTGCACACGGTCCGCTCGACCACGCTCGACCCGGCCCCGCCGCCGGCCGCGTACGTCGCCGCCTCCGGGGGCATCTTCCGTGACTGTTCCGTGCACGACTTCGACATCATCCGCTGGGTCACCGGCCGCGAGGTGACGGAGGTGTACGCGGTGGGCGGCAACCGGGGCGCCGACTACATCAAGGCGGCGGGCGACGCCGACACCACCGGCGCGATCCTCACCCTCGACGACGGCACGATCGCGGTGGTCTCCAACTCCCGTCACAACGCCCGGGGTTACGACGTCCGGATGGAGATCCACGGCTTCACGGACTCCATCGCCGTCGGACTGGAGGACAAGCTGCCGCTGCGGTCGGTGGAGCCCGGGGTCACCTTCCCGGCCGGTACCCCGCACGACTTCTTCATGGACCGCTTCACCGCCGCCTACCGCGCCGAACTCACCGCGTTCACCGAGGTCGTGGCCGGCACCCGTACCTCGCCCTGCACGATCGAGGACGCCCTGGAGGCGGGCTGGATCGCGGAGGCGTGCACGCTGTCCCTGCACGAGCACCGGCCGGTGACGATCGCGGAGGTCCGCGGCTCCTGA
- a CDS encoding SDR family oxidoreductase, which produces MGLLDDKVVLVNGGSQGVGAAIARAAVREGALVAVTGRRPEPGEALVAELTAAGGKALFVRADLSDAGQAKGAVAETVASYGRVDCLVNSAGLTSRGTLLDTTPELFDQHIAINLKAPFFAMQAAVADMLAREASGTVVNIITSSAHGGQPFLAPYVAAKAGLVGLTRNAAHAHRFDRVRINGLNIGWTATEGEDATQKAFHDAGDDWREQAAARLPMGKLGQPDEIADFVVFLLSERSGVVTGSVIDWDQNVLGGLD; this is translated from the coding sequence ATGGGACTTCTCGACGACAAGGTCGTCCTCGTCAACGGCGGAAGCCAGGGCGTCGGCGCGGCCATCGCACGGGCCGCGGTCCGCGAGGGCGCCCTGGTCGCCGTCACCGGGCGGCGGCCGGAGCCGGGCGAGGCGCTGGTGGCGGAGCTGACCGCCGCGGGCGGCAAGGCGCTCTTCGTCCGGGCCGACCTCTCCGACGCCGGGCAGGCGAAGGGGGCGGTGGCCGAGACGGTGGCCTCCTACGGCCGCGTCGACTGCCTGGTGAACTCGGCGGGGCTGACCTCCCGGGGCACGCTGCTCGACACCACGCCCGAGCTGTTCGACCAGCACATCGCGATCAACCTCAAGGCGCCGTTCTTCGCCATGCAGGCGGCCGTCGCGGACATGCTGGCCCGCGAGGCGTCCGGCACGGTCGTCAACATCATCACCTCTTCGGCCCACGGCGGTCAGCCGTTTCTCGCGCCGTACGTCGCCGCGAAGGCCGGCCTGGTCGGCCTGACCCGCAACGCGGCGCACGCGCACCGCTTCGACCGGGTCCGGATCAACGGCCTCAACATCGGCTGGACGGCCACGGAGGGCGAGGACGCGACGCAGAAGGCCTTCCACGACGCCGGGGACGACTGGCGCGAGCAGGCCGCCGCACGACTGCCGATGGGCAAGCTGGGCCAGCCGGACGAGATCGCCGACTTCGTGGTGTTCCTGCTGTCCGAGCGGTCGGGCGTGGTCACCGGATCAGTGATCGACTGGGACCAGAACGTCCTGGGCGGCCTGGACTGA
- a CDS encoding phytanoyl-CoA dioxygenase family protein, translating to MSFTSERGHTWLTEQDCDLGTFRPLVERTTDLADFPHASAVQGNVLVYDSERLRAPGTGRAVRAELVRALSDGPGVVVFRDAFPDPTVVDRATAVFDALIAEQHASGASAGDHFARPGANDRVWNALEKAALRDPEAFADYYANDILALVSRAWLGPGYQMTSQVNVVNPGGQAQRVHRDYHLGFLSDERAAAYPAHVHRLSPVLTLQGAVAHCDMPVESGPTLYLPYSQTYEPGYLAWRRPEFQEYFEKHRVQLPLAKGDAAFFNPAVFHAAGTNRTTGVRRTANLLQVSSAFGRAMETVDREAVANAVYPVLLKRRAQGVGEEWLERVVAASAEGYPFPTNLDSDPPVDGLAPPAQADVVRRALHEEWTPQALRDELRAGAMRRTS from the coding sequence ATGTCCTTCACCTCCGAGCGAGGCCACACCTGGCTGACCGAGCAGGACTGCGACCTCGGCACCTTCCGCCCGCTCGTCGAGCGCACCACCGACCTCGCCGACTTCCCGCACGCCTCGGCGGTGCAGGGGAACGTCCTCGTCTACGACAGTGAGCGCCTGCGGGCCCCCGGAACCGGCCGCGCGGTCCGCGCCGAGCTGGTGCGGGCCCTGAGCGACGGCCCCGGAGTCGTCGTCTTCCGGGACGCCTTCCCCGATCCGACGGTCGTCGACCGGGCCACCGCCGTCTTCGACGCGCTCATCGCCGAGCAGCACGCCTCGGGCGCGAGCGCCGGTGACCACTTCGCGAGGCCCGGCGCCAACGACCGCGTCTGGAACGCCCTGGAGAAGGCCGCCCTGCGTGACCCGGAGGCGTTCGCCGACTACTACGCCAACGACATCCTCGCGCTGGTCTCGCGGGCCTGGCTCGGCCCGGGCTACCAGATGACGTCCCAGGTCAACGTGGTCAACCCGGGCGGCCAGGCACAGCGCGTGCACCGCGACTACCACCTCGGTTTCCTCTCCGACGAGAGGGCCGCCGCGTACCCGGCGCACGTCCACCGGCTCTCCCCCGTGCTCACGCTCCAGGGCGCGGTCGCGCACTGCGACATGCCCGTGGAGTCCGGGCCCACGCTGTACCTGCCGTACTCGCAGACGTACGAGCCCGGCTACCTGGCGTGGCGACGGCCCGAGTTCCAGGAGTACTTCGAGAAGCACCGGGTCCAACTGCCGCTGGCGAAGGGCGACGCCGCGTTCTTCAACCCGGCCGTCTTCCACGCCGCCGGCACCAACCGCACCACCGGCGTCCGCCGGACGGCCAACCTGCTCCAGGTGTCCTCGGCCTTCGGGCGCGCGATGGAGACCGTGGACCGGGAGGCGGTGGCGAACGCGGTCTACCCCGTGCTGCTGAAGCGCCGGGCGCAGGGCGTGGGCGAGGAGTGGCTGGAGCGTGTCGTCGCCGCGAGCGCCGAGGGCTACCCCTTCCCCACCAACCTCGACAGCGACCCGCCCGTCGACGGCCTCGCCCCGCCCGCGCAGGCGGACGTCGTACGGCGGGCGCTGCACGAGGAGTGGACCCCGCAGGCACTCCGGGACGAGCTGCGGGCCGGCGCCATGCGGCGCACGAGCTGA
- a CDS encoding LacI family DNA-binding transcriptional regulator — MGHPFPIREIARQAGLSEATVDRVLNGRGGVRESTVQEVQRAIADLDRQRTQVRLVGRTFMVDIVMQAPERFSTAVRAALEAELPSLHPAVLRSRFHFRETGPVQEQVATLDRIARRGSQGVILKAPDVPEINAAVGRLVAAGIPVVTLVTDLPASARLAYVGIDDRAAGATAAYLMGQWLGDRPGNVLTSLSSGFFRNEEEREMGFRSVMRARHPERTLVEIAEGQGLDATQYELVRAALERDPDIHAVYSIGGGNDATLRAFADLGRECAVFVAHDLDHDNTRLLRGHRLSAVLHHDLRHDVREACHTVMRAHGALPPAGPTLPSAIQVVTPYNMPPPPAAG, encoded by the coding sequence GTGGGCCACCCCTTCCCCATCCGGGAGATCGCACGTCAGGCGGGTCTGAGCGAGGCCACCGTCGACCGGGTGCTCAACGGCAGGGGAGGGGTGCGGGAGTCCACCGTGCAGGAGGTCCAGCGGGCCATCGCCGATCTGGACCGCCAGCGCACCCAGGTCAGGCTCGTCGGGCGCACCTTCATGGTCGACATCGTGATGCAGGCGCCGGAACGGTTCAGCACCGCCGTCCGGGCCGCCCTGGAGGCCGAGCTGCCGTCCCTGCACCCGGCCGTGCTGCGCTCCCGCTTCCACTTCCGGGAGACCGGACCGGTCCAGGAGCAGGTCGCCACCCTCGACCGGATAGCCCGGCGCGGCTCGCAGGGGGTCATCCTCAAGGCGCCGGACGTCCCCGAGATCAATGCCGCAGTCGGCCGGCTGGTCGCCGCCGGGATCCCGGTCGTCACCCTGGTCACGGATCTGCCGGCCAGCGCCCGCCTCGCCTACGTCGGTATCGACGACCGGGCCGCCGGCGCCACCGCCGCCTACCTCATGGGCCAGTGGCTCGGCGACCGCCCGGGCAATGTGCTCACCAGCCTGAGCAGCGGCTTCTTCCGCAACGAGGAGGAGCGCGAGATGGGTTTCCGCAGTGTGATGCGGGCCCGCCATCCCGAGCGCACGCTGGTCGAGATCGCCGAGGGGCAGGGGCTGGACGCCACGCAGTACGAGCTCGTCCGGGCCGCGCTGGAACGCGACCCGGACATCCACGCCGTCTACTCCATCGGCGGCGGCAACGACGCCACCCTGCGCGCCTTCGCCGACCTCGGCCGTGAGTGCGCCGTGTTCGTCGCGCACGACCTCGACCACGACAACACCCGGCTGCTGCGCGGGCACCGGCTGTCCGCCGTCCTCCACCACGACCTGCGCCACGACGTGCGCGAGGCCTGCCACACCGTGATGCGGGCGCACGGCGCGCTGCCGCCGGCCGGTCCCACGCTGCCGTCGGCGATCCAGGTGGTCACCCCGTACAACATGCCGCCCCCGCCTGCGGCCGGCTGA